In one Alphaproteobacteria bacterium RIFCSPHIGHO2_01_FULL_41_14 genomic region, the following are encoded:
- a CDS encoding D-alanyl-D-alanine dipeptidase, with amino-acid sequence MSVSPFSYSQKIILIADPRVLAVPIQENKDPLIDLRHQDILIFGSSPEIPNNTNYTKMRKSVYDRLVKAQSLLPKGYKFCLYEAYRSLALQQQIFSEKYERLRALHPGWSHEHVFTETTKLVSPVINLDGSKNIPPHSTGGAIDVYLVDREGVPIDMGIHPKDWMEDLEGKLSQTDSTIISADARRHRKMMGEVLSKVGFINYPTEYWHWSFGDRYWAYLTKSSTAVYKSI; translated from the coding sequence ATGTCTGTCTCTCCTTTTTCTTACTCTCAAAAAATCATTTTAATCGCTGATCCTCGTGTGCTGGCAGTGCCTATCCAAGAAAACAAAGATCCTTTAATTGACCTCAGACACCAAGATATCCTTATATTTGGTTCGTCTCCTGAAATTCCCAACAATACGAATTACACCAAAATGCGGAAGAGTGTTTATGACCGATTGGTCAAAGCCCAATCTTTGTTGCCCAAAGGATATAAGTTTTGTTTGTATGAAGCTTATCGTAGTCTTGCTTTGCAGCAGCAGATCTTTTCTGAAAAGTACGAGCGCCTCAGGGCGTTACACCCAGGATGGTCCCATGAGCATGTTTTCACCGAGACCACCAAGCTTGTCTCTCCCGTCATCAATCTTGATGGATCAAAAAATATTCCTCCTCATTCAACGGGAGGGGCCATTGATGTGTACTTAGTGGATAGAGAAGGGGTTCCCATTGATATGGGCATTCATCCAAAAGATTGGATGGAAGATTTAGAGGGGAAACTTTCGCAAACAGATTCCACCATCATTTCGGCAGATGCGCGTCGCCACAGGAAAATGATGGGGGAGGTTCTCTCGAAAGTGGGGTTCATTAACTATCCCACAGAATATTGGCACTGGTCGTTTGGAGATCGCTATTGGGCGTATCTTACAAAAAGTTCAACAGCCGTTTATAAGAGCATCTGA
- a CDS encoding ribonuclease HI gives MNKDFIEIFTDGACQGNPGPGGWAALLRYKGHLKEIFGREDHTTNNRMELLAAIRGIEAVRKKVSIMLYTDSQYLKKGMTEWLPQWKQNQWRNAQKKEIKNKDLWQELDVLGQEYSISWHWVKGHAGHPENDRADYLATQAIHRLSASKD, from the coding sequence ATGAATAAAGATTTTATTGAAATTTTCACGGACGGAGCCTGCCAGGGTAACCCCGGTCCAGGGGGATGGGCGGCCTTATTAAGGTACAAAGGACACCTCAAGGAAATCTTTGGTAGAGAAGACCACACAACGAATAATCGTATGGAATTATTGGCCGCCATTCGTGGTATTGAAGCGGTGCGAAAAAAAGTCTCCATTATGCTCTATACAGATAGCCAGTATCTAAAAAAAGGGATGACAGAGTGGTTGCCTCAATGGAAACAAAATCAATGGCGCAATGCGCAGAAAAAGGAAATCAAGAATAAAGATTTGTGGCAAGAACTGGATGTTTTGGGTCAGGAGTACAGCATTTCTTGGCACTGGGTTAAGGGTCACGCAGGTCATCCCGAAAATGATCGGGCTGATTATCTAGCGACACAGGCTATTCATCGGTTGTCTGCCTCAAAGGATTGA